A genomic stretch from Candidatus Saccharimonadales bacterium includes:
- a CDS encoding STAS-like domain-containing protein — protein MPAVKDGKEIILDFEGVTGATQSFIHALVSDVMRKYGTDCLDLIGFKNCSPIVKEIVITVTEYMQES, from the coding sequence ATGCCGGCAGTTAAGGATGGAAAAGAAATAATTTTGGATTTCGAGGGTGTCACTGGTGCAACGCAGTCATTTATACATGCTCTTGTCAGTGATGTCATGAGAAAATACGGAACCGATTGCCTCGACTTAATTGGCTTCAAAAACTGCAGCCCGATCGTTAAGGAGATTGTTATAACCGTCACCGAATATATGCAAGAGAGCTAA